From the Streptomyces sp. Sge12 genome, the window AGTTCGCGGCCGAGCGCCATGGCCTCGTCGTACGACTGGGGCACGGGACCGGTGGTGGACAGCTGCACCAGCGTCGTGCCGTCGAGGGTTCCGACGACGCCGCGCAGGCGCATTTCATTGACAATCTCCCCGTCCGCCAGAAGGTCGGCGAACGCGCCCACGGGTGCGCTGCAACCGGCCTCCAGGGCGGCGAGCAGGGAACGCTCGGCGGTCACGGCGGCCCGGGTGTGCGGGTCGTCGAGTTCGCCGAGCGCGGCGACGAGGTCCGTGTCGGACGCGAGGCACTCCACGGCCAGGGCGCCCTGGCCGGGAGCCGGCAGGACGCTGTCGACGGACAGCAGGTCGGTCGCCTCGGCACCGCGCCCGATCCGGTTCAGCCCGGCGGCCGCCAGCACGACGGCGTCGAGCTCACCGTCCCGGACGAAGCCGATCCGGGTGTCGACGTTGCCGCGGATCGGCACCGTCTCGATCCGCTTGCCGAGCGACAGCGCCAGGTGGTTGAGCTGGGCGGTGCGCCGCGGCGACCCGGTACCGATCCGGGCACCGTCGGGCAGCTGCTCGAAGGTCAGGCCGTCCCGGGCGACGAGCGCGTCCCGCGCGTCCTCGCGGCGCGGCATGGCCGCGATCACGAGGTCGTCGGGCTGCGCGGTCGGCAGGTCCTTCAGCGAGTGCACGGCGAAGTCGACCTCACCGCGCAGCAGCGCGTCGCGCAGGGCCGTGACGAACACGCCCGTCCCGCCGATCTGCGAGAGGTGCTCGCGCGAGACGTCGCCGTAGGTCGTGATCTCCACGAGCTCGACGGCCCGGCCGGTGACGGCCCGTACCGCGTCGGCGACGTGCCCCGACTGGGACATGGCCAGCTTGCTCCGCCGCGTACCGAGCCGCAGCGGCTGGTCGGGACGTGTGTTCATGATGCCCGTCCTGGGTCGTCGTCGTTCATCGGATCGGCCGCGTCCGCCCGGCTGACGGAAGCAACCGTCTGAGGGTCGAGGTCGAAGAGTTCGCGCAGCGCTTCTGCGTACCCGGCGCCGCCGGGCTCGCTCGCGAGCTGCTTGACGCGCACGGTCGGCGCGTGGAGGAGCTTGTCCACGACGCGGCGCACGGTCTGGGTGACCTCGGCACGCTGCCGTTCGTCGAGGTCGGGCACCCGCCCGTCGAGCCGCGCCACTTCCATGGCCACGACCTCGGCCGCCATGGCCCGCAGGGCGACGACGGTGGGCGTGATGTGCGCGGCCCGCTGCGCCGCCCCGAAGGCCGCCACCTCCTGGGCGACTATGCCGCGTACGGCGTCGACGTCGGCCGCCATCGGGGCGTCGGCGGACGCCTCCGCGAGCGACTCGATGTCCACGAGCCGTACGCCCGGGATCCGGTGCACGGCCGCGTCGATGTCCCTGGGCATGGCCAGGTCGAGCAGCGCGAGCCGGACGGCGGTCGGCCGGGCCTGCGTACGGGTGCTCCTGCGGGGCTGCCGCTGTGCGGCGGCCTCGCCCTGGTCGGCCCAGGTCCCGTGCAGTTCGAGGGAGTTGGCGTCGACCCCGGTCAGCGCGGAACGCCCGTCCGGCCCGACGGGACAGACGTCGCCCTCGGCGGCCCCGGAAATGGTCCGCACGGCCCCGGCGTCGGCGAGCCGCCCCCCGTCCCGGGCAGCGGCAACCAGCCGAGCCAGCACATCGGCGTCCTGCCCGGCCAGTTCCAGCCCCGCCGGCGCCCGCACGGAACCGGCGGCACCGGACGGATCCGGCCCGGCCGGCGCCTGGGGCGCGGGGTCCGGGGCGGCGCCCCAGGACACGGCGGCCAGCACGTCGTCGGCGCTCAGCACGAGACCGGTCGCACCGGTGCACGAGACGACCACGTCGACTCGTGTCAGCTCATCGGCGACGCGAGCCATCGGCACGGCCGCGGCCGAGACCCCGGTGCCCGAGGCAACCAGAATTTCCGCGAGCCGCTCCGCCCGGTCGGCGGTCCGGTTCGCCACGACGATCTCCGCGACACCGACCCGCGCCAGCGTCGCCGCGGCCAGCGAGGACATCGACCCGGCCCCGATCACCAGCGCCCGCTTGCCCGCGGCCCACTCGCCGACCGGTACGCCCACGGCCAGCTGCTCCAGCCCGAAGGTCACCAGCGACTGGCCCGCCCGGTCGATGCCGGTCTCGGAGTGCGCCCGCTTGCCGACCCGCAGCGCCTGCTGGAACAGGTCGTTGATCAGCCGGCCGGCGGTGTGCAGCTCCTGCCCCAGCGCCAGCGCGTCCTTGATCTGGCCGAGGATCTGCCCCTCGCCCACGACCATCGAGTCCAGCCCGCACGCCACCGAGAACAGGTGGTGCACCGCCCGGTCCTCGTAGTGCACGTACAGGTACGGGGTGAGCTCCTCCAGCCCGACCCCGCTGTGCTGGGCGAGCAGCGTGGACAGCTCCGCGACACCGGCGTGGAACTTGTCCACGTCCGCGTACAGCTCGATGCGGTTGCAGGTGGCGAGCACGGTCGCCTCGGTCGCCGGTTCGGCGGCGAGGGTGTCGTGCAGCAGCTTCACCTTGGCATCGGCGGACAGGGAGGCCCGCTCCAGCACGCTCACGGGCGCGCTGCGGTGGCTCAGCCCTACGACGAGCAGACTCATGCCGGCATCACCGCCGGCACGTCGCCCTCGGGCCCGCCCTTGCGCGTCTCGGCGGCGCTGCGCCCGGCCGGCGGCACCACGGCCGCGGCGGGTGCGGCGCCGCCCACGGAGGAGCCGCCGGCGGCAGCGGCGGCCGCTTCCTCACCGGCCTTGCGCTGCTCGTGGAAGGCGAGGATCTGGAGCTCGATGGAGAGGTCGACCTTGCGCACGTCCACGCCCTCGGGCACGGACAGCACGGTGGGCGCGAAGTTCAGGATGGAGGTGACGCCGGCCGCGATCAGCCGCTCGCTGACCTGCTGGGCCGCACCGGCCGGCGTCGCGATGACCCCGATCGAGACGCCGTTCTCCGAGATGATCTTCTCCAGATCATCGGTGTGCTGCACGGCCATGCCCGCGACCGGCTTGCCTGCCATCGCCGGGTCCGCGTCGATGAGGGCCGCGACACGGAAGCCGCGCGCGGAGAAACCGCCGTAGTTGGCGAGCGCGGCGCCGAGGTTACCGATTCCGACGATGACGACCGGCCAGTCCTGCGTCAGGCCGAGCTCGCGGGAGATCTGGTAGACGAGGTACTCGACGTCGTAGCCGACGCCGCGGGTCCCGTAGGAGCCCAGGTACGAGAAGTCCTTGCGCAGCTTCGCGGAGTTGACTCCGGCGGCGGCCGCGAGCTCCTCGGAGGACACCGTGGGCACCGATCGCTCGGAGAGCGCGGTGAGGGCACGCAAGTACAGCGGAAGCCGGGCGACAGTGGCCTCGGGAATACCTCGGCTGCGGGTCGCCGGTCGGTGAGTTCGGCCAGTTGCCACGATGCTCCTGCGGGATGAGCGGGGCTGCAGGCGGCCACTTGTCCCAGGACCGCCCCGTCGACAGCAGGCTATGCCTTTGTGAACGCGTGCACAAAGATTGTGTCCGGTTTGTCCGACCAAAGTGACCGGGGTCACGCGAGTTCGACAGACAAAGCCGGAACCAGCGGCACGTCGAACCCGTTCAAATCCCAAAGGGGGCAAAACCGTGCACACTCCTCACAGATACGCCCCCGAGACCCCATAAATCGCCCATGATGGTAACCGGGAAGAGGGTCAGGCCTCCAACGCCTGCCGGAGCCGGTCGGGGTTCACCCTCCAGAAGGTGTGCTGCTCGCCGTCCACGAGCACCACCGGAATCTGCTCCCAGTGCAGCCGGTAGAGCTCCTCGTCCTGCGAGATGTCCTTCTTCTCCCACTGCGCACCCGTCTCGGCGCACACCCGGGCGACCACCTCCTCCGCTTCGTCGCACAGGTGGCACCCCGGCTTCCCGATGAGCGTCACCACCCGCTCAGCGGGACGCTTCTTTTCCTTACGGCGCAACAAAGGGCTCATGCGGCCATTGTCCCGCGCCCTCGCGTAACAGGAGCGCCCCGAAGAGTTCACGCCTCCGCATCCCATCGGTTCGGGAACTCCCGAACACAGTGGCTATGCTCGCGTCATGGCCGCTCTCGGATGGCTCCCCCCTCGTCGGCGCTCCGCCACCGCACGCAGCGTGCTGGCGGGCGAGGCCTCGGCCGAGGCCGCCCGCAAGACCGCTCTGGCCGAGGCCCCACCGCTCACCGGACCCGAAACGGAACCGGGAACCCTCACCGAAGAGGGCCCCGAACCGACCCCGGAAGCGCCCGCCTTCCCGGTCGCCGGCGACGATCTCGCCGCCGCCTTCTTCGACCTCGACAACACCGTCATGCAGGGCGCCGCGATCTTCCACTTCGGCCGCGGCCTCTACAAGCGCGAGTTCTTCCGGCGCCGCGAACTCGCCCGCTTCGCCTGGCAGCAGGCCTGGTTCCGGCTGGCCGGCGTCGAGGACCCCGAGCACATGCAGGACGCCCGCGACAGCGCCCTGTCCATCGTCAAGGGCCACAAGGTCTCCGAACTGATGTCGATCGGCGAGGAGATCTACGACGAGTACATGGCCGAGCGGATCTGGCCGGGCACCCGCGCCCTGGCCCAGGCCCACCTCGACGCCGGCCAGAAGGTGTGGCTGGTCACGGCCGCCCCCGTGGAGACCGCCACGATCATCGCCCGGCGCCTCGGCCTGACCGGGGCCCTCGGCACCGTCGCCGAGTCCGTCGACGGGGTCTACACCGGCCGCCTGGTCGGCGAGCCGCTGCACGGCCCCGCCAAGGCCGAGGCGGTCCGCGCCCTGGCCGCCGCCGAGGGGCTCGATCTCGAACGCTGCGCGGCGTACAGCGATTCGCACAACGACATCCCGATGCTGTCACTGGTCGGACATCCGTACGCGATCAATCCCGACACAAAACTTCGCAAGCATGCCCGGACCAACGACTGGCGGCTGCGCGACTATCGGACCGGCCGCAAGGCCGTGAAGGTCGGCGTCCCGGCGGCCGCCGGCGTCGGCGCGATCGCGGGCGGCGCGGCCGCCGCCATCGCCCTGCACCGCCGCCGCAAGTAACAACACCAGGCCCGGGGCCCGTGAGCCCCGGGCCCGCCGCCGGCACGCCCCGGCCGCGGACATTCGCCGAGTTCTACCCGCGCCTCCGGTGCGGCATTCCGGCATGCCCGACTCGGTCGCGGGCCCCCTTGGAAGCGTCCATTCCGCGCACCCAAGTGATCAAGAATCGATCACCATCTGCGACTGAATATGCCCTCGACACGCAACAGAAGTGTCGGAACCGGTGATTTGAGCAACTGGGTGTAGCGCTGCCTGTACGAAGCGTTATTCTCCTCAAACGCATGCCACCGGCCATCTGTCGCCACGACGGGTGAACGGTCCCGCACTGCACGTGATGGAAGCTCTGCCTCTGGGAGTCCCGTGTACCCACCTGTCGGGGTTGACGCCTCGGGCCTGGCTCAGCTGCGCGAAACGGTCCTCGACCACCTGCGCGGCTTCGTCCCCACCGCGTACGCCGTCCCCGCCTTCGCCGCCGCGGTCCCTGCCGGCCTCGGCCCGGCCGGTCCTTGCTATGCCCTGACCGACGGCGGCGCGACGGTGGGCAGACGAGGTCGCGCCGCCGGCGGCTCGAACGCCGCCGGCACCGCCACCCAGGCCACCCACCGCCGCCCCACGGCGGACAGCGACCAGGCCCGCATGATGGACCTGGTCGAACGCGCCCAGGCGGGCGAGGCCGAGGCCTTCGGCCGCCTGTACGACCAGTACAGCGACACGGTCTACCGGTACATCTACTACCGCGTCGGCGGCAAGGCGACCGCGGAGGACCTCACCAGCGAGACGTTCCTGCGCGCCCTGCGCCGGATCTCCACCTTCACCTGGCAGGGCCGCGACTTCGGCGCCTGGCTCGTGACGATCGCCCGGAACCTGGTGGCGGACCACTTCAAGTCCAGCCGCTTCCGGCTGGAGGTCACCACCGGCGAGATGCTCGACGCGAACGAGGTCGAGCGCAGCCCCGAGGACTCCGTCCTGGAGTCCCTCTCCAACGCGGCCCTGCTGGAGGCCGTGCGCAAGCTCAATCCGCAGCAGCAGGAGTGCGTGACCCTGCGCTTCCTGCAGGGCCTCTCGGTCGCCGAGACGGCCCGGGTGATGGGGAAGAACGAGGGCGCCATCAAGACGCTCCAGTACCGGGCGGTCCGCACCCTGGCCCGCCTCCTCCCCGAAGACGCCCGCTGACCCTCCGACACCACACAACCTCACATTCGGTGACCCCTCGATGACGCTGTGGTCAGATCATCCTTCGTCCGTAACCCAAGTGCCGCGACGCTCGTTGTGCGGAATGCAGGCTCCCTGTGGACACGCTTTGCCCGAAGCCGCTCACTCGAAAGTGTGGATGCGCTCAAGGAAGGCAACCTTCCGGACACCTTGGGGAGTCGATCGTCATGACGAGAGGAGGTGCCGCCAGTGATCGCGAACGTGACCCCGCACCGGCGGGCGAACGCCTTCGCCCAGGCCCTGGAGGATCGGACCCCGTCCGACCTTCCGGAACCGGACTCGGCGGCCGAGCAGTCCGAGGCACCTGCCGAACCTGCCGACCACGACCGGTTGTTGGCCCTGGCGAGCGTGCTCGGCGAAAGAATGCCGCGCCCAGCGCTGGACCCCGAGGTCAAAGTGGTGCAACGAGCCCAGCTCATTGCCGCCATGGAGGCCATGGTGCTGGAGGAGAGGGCCGGGGGCGGTGCCGCCTCGGACCCTCTGGTGCCCGAACAGCGGACCGGCCGCGGCGCCCACCGGGCGACCCCGCTCCGGAAATTGCGGCCCCGCTCCCGCTGGTCCAAGGGCATCGCAGCGGGCGGCCTCACCGTGGGTGTGGCCGCGGGGGCCTTCAGCGGAGTGGCCGCTGCCAGTTCCGACGCCCTGCCCGGTGACCACCTCTACCCCGTGAAACGGGGCATGGAGGACCTGAAGCTGGGGATGGCCGACGACGACGCGGACCGGGGCGAGCTCTATCTCGACCAGGCCTCCAGTCGCTTGTCGGAAGCCCGCCGGCTGATGGAACGGGGCCGGCTGGGCGACCTGGACCACGAGTCCCTGGGCGCGATCCGCCGCGCCCTGGCGGGCGTGAAGCACGACGCGGAGGCAGGCCACCGCCTCCTCCAGGCCGCGTACGAACGGGACGGCTCGCTCGGCCCGATCCAGAAGCTGTCGTCGTTCTCCCGCTCCCACCGCGACGCGTGGGGCAAGCTCCGCGAGAAGCTCCCGGCTCAGCTCACCGACGTGGGTGGAGAGGTGGAGTCGGTCTTCCAGGCCATAGACGAAGACGTGGCGCCGCTCCAGAGCCTGCTCCCCAAGGCACCGGAGCAGTCCCGCGGCACCGGAAGCACTCCCGGCTCGTCCGCCAAGCCGGGCACCCCGAGCGGCACGCATCATTCCGCCCCCGCTGCCGGAACGCCCTCCGGCAGCCCCGCGGCGCCGTCCCCCTCGGGCAGCTCCCGGACGCCTGCCGGCGGCCTCCTGGGCGGTACGGGCGAGCTCCTCAACCCGCCCGCGGGACAGTCGGCCCCGCCCGCCTCGGGCAATCCGGACGTCCCCAAGCCGGACATCACCATCCCGCCCCTGCTCCCGGGTCTCCTCCCGGGCCTGGGGCTGGGCACGGAGGACGCCGAGTAGCAGGAAGGGCGGGGCCGCCCAGGCGGCCCCGCCCTTTCCCTTCGTCCCGGAAAACCCCTCAGAAGAACACGGACCGCCGCTGCACGAGCA encodes:
- a CDS encoding HAD family hydrolase; the encoded protein is MAALGWLPPRRRSATARSVLAGEASAEAARKTALAEAPPLTGPETEPGTLTEEGPEPTPEAPAFPVAGDDLAAAFFDLDNTVMQGAAIFHFGRGLYKREFFRRRELARFAWQQAWFRLAGVEDPEHMQDARDSALSIVKGHKVSELMSIGEEIYDEYMAERIWPGTRALAQAHLDAGQKVWLVTAAPVETATIIARRLGLTGALGTVAESVDGVYTGRLVGEPLHGPAKAEAVRALAAAEGLDLERCAAYSDSHNDIPMLSLVGHPYAINPDTKLRKHARTNDWRLRDYRTGRKAVKVGVPAAAGVGAIAGGAAAAIALHRRRK
- a CDS encoding glutamyl-tRNA reductase — protein: MSLLVVGLSHRSAPVSVLERASLSADAKVKLLHDTLAAEPATEATVLATCNRIELYADVDKFHAGVAELSTLLAQHSGVGLEELTPYLYVHYEDRAVHHLFSVACGLDSMVVGEGQILGQIKDALALGQELHTAGRLINDLFQQALRVGKRAHSETGIDRAGQSLVTFGLEQLAVGVPVGEWAAGKRALVIGAGSMSSLAAATLARVGVAEIVVANRTADRAERLAEILVASGTGVSAAAVPMARVADELTRVDVVVSCTGATGLVLSADDVLAAVSWGAAPDPAPQAPAGPDPSGAAGSVRAPAGLELAGQDADVLARLVAAARDGGRLADAGAVRTISGAAEGDVCPVGPDGRSALTGVDANSLELHGTWADQGEAAAQRQPRRSTRTQARPTAVRLALLDLAMPRDIDAAVHRIPGVRLVDIESLAEASADAPMAADVDAVRGIVAQEVAAFGAAQRAAHITPTVVALRAMAAEVVAMEVARLDGRVPDLDERQRAEVTQTVRRVVDKLLHAPTVRVKQLASEPGGAGYAEALRELFDLDPQTVASVSRADAADPMNDDDPGRAS
- a CDS encoding redox-sensing transcriptional repressor Rex encodes the protein MATGRTHRPATRSRGIPEATVARLPLYLRALTALSERSVPTVSSEELAAAAGVNSAKLRKDFSYLGSYGTRGVGYDVEYLVYQISRELGLTQDWPVVIVGIGNLGAALANYGGFSARGFRVAALIDADPAMAGKPVAGMAVQHTDDLEKIISENGVSIGVIATPAGAAQQVSERLIAAGVTSILNFAPTVLSVPEGVDVRKVDLSIELQILAFHEQRKAGEEAAAAAAGGSSVGGAAPAAAVVPPAGRSAAETRKGGPEGDVPAVMPA
- a CDS encoding glutaredoxin family protein; this translates as MSPLLRRKEKKRPAERVVTLIGKPGCHLCDEAEEVVARVCAETGAQWEKKDISQDEELYRLHWEQIPVVLVDGEQHTFWRVNPDRLRQALEA
- a CDS encoding ECF subfamily RNA polymerase sigma factor, BldN family, translating into MYPPVGVDASGLAQLRETVLDHLRGFVPTAYAVPAFAAAVPAGLGPAGPCYALTDGGATVGRRGRAAGGSNAAGTATQATHRRPTADSDQARMMDLVERAQAGEAEAFGRLYDQYSDTVYRYIYYRVGGKATAEDLTSETFLRALRRISTFTWQGRDFGAWLVTIARNLVADHFKSSRFRLEVTTGEMLDANEVERSPEDSVLESLSNAALLEAVRKLNPQQQECVTLRFLQGLSVAETARVMGKNEGAIKTLQYRAVRTLARLLPEDAR
- the hemC gene encoding hydroxymethylbilane synthase codes for the protein MNTRPDQPLRLGTRRSKLAMSQSGHVADAVRAVTGRAVELVEITTYGDVSREHLSQIGGTGVFVTALRDALLRGEVDFAVHSLKDLPTAQPDDLVIAAMPRREDARDALVARDGLTFEQLPDGARIGTGSPRRTAQLNHLALSLGKRIETVPIRGNVDTRIGFVRDGELDAVVLAAAGLNRIGRGAEATDLLSVDSVLPAPGQGALAVECLASDTDLVAALGELDDPHTRAAVTAERSLLAALEAGCSAPVGAFADLLADGEIVNEMRLRGVVGTLDGTTLVQLSTTGPVPQSYDEAMALGRELADEMLAKGAAGLMGERSL
- a CDS encoding DUF5667 domain-containing protein, whose product is MIANVTPHRRANAFAQALEDRTPSDLPEPDSAAEQSEAPAEPADHDRLLALASVLGERMPRPALDPEVKVVQRAQLIAAMEAMVLEERAGGGAASDPLVPEQRTGRGAHRATPLRKLRPRSRWSKGIAAGGLTVGVAAGAFSGVAAASSDALPGDHLYPVKRGMEDLKLGMADDDADRGELYLDQASSRLSEARRLMERGRLGDLDHESLGAIRRALAGVKHDAEAGHRLLQAAYERDGSLGPIQKLSSFSRSHRDAWGKLREKLPAQLTDVGGEVESVFQAIDEDVAPLQSLLPKAPEQSRGTGSTPGSSAKPGTPSGTHHSAPAAGTPSGSPAAPSPSGSSRTPAGGLLGGTGELLNPPAGQSAPPASGNPDVPKPDITIPPLLPGLLPGLGLGTEDAE